One window from the genome of Ciconia boyciana chromosome 8, ASM3463844v1, whole genome shotgun sequence encodes:
- the CHST3 gene encoding carbohydrate sulfotransferase 3: MEIRHALPQDFRELLHCLKMRSKYAILLVFVIGLVIIEKENNFISRVSDKLKQSPQALAEANSTEASPALAENGSLASLQELDAAFSQLRSHLRNITLQLAGDGDPGSRRHVLLMATTRTGSSFVGEFFNQQGSIFYLFEPLWHIERMVTFEPGGANAVGSALVYRDVLKQLFLCDLYILESFISPAPEGHLTPFMFRRGSSRSLCEEPVCTPSTKKVFEKYHCKNRRCGPLNITLAAEACRRKQHMALKTVRIRQLEFLQPLVEDPRLDMRIIQLVRDPRAVLASRMVAFSGKYETWKKWASEGEAPLREEEVQRLRGNCESIRLSAELGLRRPGWLRGRYMLVRYEDVARAPLQKAEEMYRFAGLPLTPQVKEWISKNTQAPRDGSGIYSTRKNSSEQFEKWRFSIPFKLAQVVQDACTPAMRLFGYKLASSPAALANRSFSLLEEAQPSWIT; encoded by the exons atggAAATCCGACACGCTTTGCCCCAGGATTTCCGGGAGCTGCTGCACTGCCTGAAGATGAGGAGCAAGTACGCCATCCTGCTGGTCTTTGTCATTGGCCTCGTCATCATTGAGAAGGAGAACAACTTCATCTCCAG GGTGTCGGACAAGCTGAAGCAGTCTCCACAGGCGCTAGCAGAGGCCAACAGCACGGAGGCCAGCCCAGCGCTGGCTGAGAATGGCTCACTGGCCTCGCTACAAGAGCTGGACGCCGCCTTCTCCCAGCTGAGGTCCCACCTGCGCAACATCACCCTGCAGCTGGCAGGTGACGGGGACCCCGGGTCGCGGCGGCATGTCCTGCTGATGGCCACCACCCGCACTGGCTCCTCCTTCGTGGGGGAGTTCTTCAACCAGCAAGGCAGCATCTTCTACCTCTTTGAGCCCCTCTGGCACATCGAGAGGATGGTGACCTTCGAGCCGGGGGGAGCCAACGCAGTGGGCTCAGCCCTGGTCTACCGGGACGTCCTCAAGCAGCTCTTCCTCTGCGACCTCTACATCTTGGAGAGCTTCATCTCACCAGCGCCCGAGGGCCACCTGACACCCTTCATGTTTCGGCGAGGCTCAAGCCGCTCGCTCTGCGAGGAGCCCGTCTGCACACCCAGCACCAAGAAGGTCTTCGAGAAGTACCACTGCAAGAACCGCCGCTGCGGCCCCCTCAACATCACCCTGGCTGCCGAGGCGTGCCGGCGCAAGCAGCACATGGCCCTGAAGACGGTGCGCATCCGGCAGCTGGAGTTCCTGCAGCCGCTGGTGGAGGACCCCCGGCTGGACATGCGCATCATCCAGCTGGTGCGGGACCCCCGCGCCGTCCTGGCGTCCCGCATGGTGGCCTTCTCCGGCAAGTATGAGACCTGGAAGAAGTGGGCGTCCGAAGGGGAGGCTCCCCTCCGCGAGGAGGAGGTGCAGCGGCTGCGGGGGAACTGTGAGAGCATCCGTCTGTCGGCCGAGCTGGGGCTGCGGCGGCCAGGCTGGCTGCGGGGTCGCTACATGCTGGTACGCTATGAGGACGTGGCGCGGGCGCCCTTGCAGAAGGCGGAGGAGATGTATCGCTTTGCCGGGCTCCCTCTCACCCCCCAGGTGAAGGAGTGGATCAGCAAAAACACGCAGGCACCTCGCGATGGCAGCGGCATCTATTCCACCCGCAAAAACTCCTCCGAGCAGTTTGAGAAGTGGCGGTTCAGTATCCCCTTCAAGCTGGCGCAGGTGGTGCAGGACGCCTGCACCCCAGCCATGCGCCTCTTTGGCTACAAGCTGGCTAGCAGCCCTGCCGCGCTGGCTAACCGCTCCTTCAGCCTGCTGGAGGAGGCACAGCCCTCCTGGATCACGTAA